GAGGTCCTGGAGCTCCAGGTCGGCGGGCAGGACCGCCTCGACCGCACCCTCTCCCCCTGAAGCACCGGCGTTCTTCCGACGTCGTCCGGCCATCGTTGTGCGCTCTCCCTCAGCCAGCGGTCAGCCCAACAGCGCCGCGTACCCGATCCACCACCTCAGCGTATAGGCCGGGCACCCCCGATGCCCGGCCTCAAGGGGCGCGCACAGGGGCGCGCGGCGTATCCGTGCGCCCACCCCTTATCCTTCGATCTGGTACCGCGCACACCCCGCGCGGGCCACTCGGGCAACGAAGCCCCCTGCCACACTCATCCGCTCCATCAGGGAGCCCGCACCGCGGCCACCACCACAGCGCCTCAGGACGGGCGCGCCGGCACACCCTGCCGCCCCGGTGGGGCCCAGCCACAGGAGACCCCTGAGATGGCGGACCTCTCCCCCGCCGGCTCCGGCCTGCGCACCGCGCAGCTCGACGGACGCCGACTGTCGGAGGCCCTGCTCCCCCTGGAGCTCGCGCCGCGCGCCCAGCTCCAGCTCGCCGCGATCAGCCGCTGGAACGCGCTGCGCGGCGTCCGCGTCGGCCTGGTGGCCGCCGCCCTGCTGTTCATGCTCATCGGTGCCAACCTGGCGACGCCGATCTACCCGCTCCTCCAGCAGCGCCTCGGCCTCGGCCCGCTCGACACCACGATCCTCTTCACGATCTACGTGTTCGCCCTGGTCCCGGTGCTGGCCATCGTCGGCCACTGGTCCGACCACCTCGGCCGCCGCGCCCTGATCCTGCCTGCCGTCGGCCTGGCCGCCGCCGGCGACGTGGTGTTCGCGACCTCGGGCAGCTTCTGGCAGCTCGCCGCCGGCCGGGCGATCCAGGGCATCGCCGTCGGCCTCTCCACCGGCGCCGCCGGAGCCGCCCTCGGCGACCTGCTGCCCGACCACCCGACGCTCGCCGCCAAGCTCACCCTGGCCTGTTCCGCAGGAGGCGTCGCCCTCGGCCCGATCGTCGGCGCCCTGCTCTCCGGCGGCTCCGACCCGCTGCTCACCCCCTTCCTGCTGCACGCCATCGCGCTGCTGGCGCTGTGCGTGCCGCTGGCCGTCGTCCACCCCCGGATGCCCGGCCGCAACCGCCCGCCGGCCTCCCCGCCCCGCATCACCACCCCGGCCCACCTGCGCCCACAGCGCCTGCGACTGCCGCGCACCGGCCGCCGCGAGTTCCTGCTCGCCGCCACGGCCGGCTTCATCTCCTACGCGGTCTTCGGCGTCTACCTCAGCCTGGCCCCGGCCTTCGCCGCCAAGCTGCTGCACACCCCCTCGCACCTGGTCGGCGCCGTCGTGGCCGCCCTGCTGCTCGGCTCCTCGGCCACCGCCCAGCTGCTCGTCCCCCCGACCTCCGACCGTCTGGTCATCGCCCTCGGCATGACCGGCCTGGCCACCGGCCTGGGCCTGGTCGTCGCCGCCGGCTACACCGGCACCCCCGCACTCCTCTTCATCGGCAGCGTCCTCGGCGGCTCCTGCCAGGGCGTGGCCTTCCGCTCCCTGTTCACCACCGCCGTCGCCGCCCTCAACCCGGAACGCCGCGGATCCGAACTGAGCGCCCTCTGGGTCATCGTCTACCTCGGCAGCTCCCTCCCCATCGTCATCGTCGGCGCCCTGGTCCAGCACTACGGCCTCCTCCCCGCCGTCAGCGGCTTCGCCACCCTCGCGGCCGTCCTGTGCGCGGCCCTGGCAGTCGCCGTCGCCCGCAAACCCAAGGCAGCCTGACCCGCACACCCGAACGCCGCTGCCCGGGACTTCCGAAGGGGAAGTCCCGGGCAGCGGCGTTCCCGCCACCGGGGTGAACACCCGCGCATCAGCTGCTTCGTTGAGCAGGGCTACCGCCGTTCCCCACCATCCACCCCCCACCCGCCTCCCGGCGGGTGCCCGCCCCGGGCCTCTCCGCGCGCCACCCCGCAGGGCGGCGCGCGGAGACGCCGGAGCAAGGCGAGCTGCCCGTCGGAGGAACGCCCGTAGGCCGCTCCAACTACCAGATGCCGTTGGCGAAAGGGTGGGGGTTCCGCCTCCGCCCACTGGATGCGATCCAGCGGGGCAAAGTGCCGCCAGCCGGGAGGTGCGGGCACGGCCGGTCGTCGGATGCACCCGCTCGCCCAGGAGCTTCACGGCGGCCACACCCAGCCCGGTCTCCTCCGCCGTCTCACGGGGCGTACGCCGTCTCGGCTCTGATCCCGTAACGTCAGCTCGCCTTGAGGCGGTCCATGAGGTCGGCGACACCGTCGACTTGCCGGTAGGGCTTGAACGCCGGGGCGAGCTCGCGCACCAGGGTGACGCACCGCTCGGCACCGATCCGGGTGGCGAGGTCGAGGGACTGGTTCGTGACGGCGAGGGCCTGTTCGACCTCGCGTGCTTGTAGGAGGCTGCGGGCCTCGTAGGTCAGGAAGATCCCGCGGGTCTTGTCGCGGGAGCGTGGCAGCAGACTCATGCCCTCGTCGATGCGGGCGTGCGCTTCGTCCGTACGGCCGAGGTCGAGCATGCACTGGCCGGAGTCGACGGCCAGGTCTGCCGCGCTCATCCACCGGCACCAGCCTGGGGCCGGGTCGGGGCTGTCGGTGAGCAGGGCTGCCTCGGCGGCGGCGAGGTCGCGGTGACAGTCGGAGGCGGCGCCGAGGGCGGCGTGTGCGCGGGCCCGGCGGAGGTAGAGCAGAGACCGGGCGGTGGGGTGCCGGGTGTGGATGAGTGCCTGGCTGAGCGGTTCGACGGCGGCGTCGGGCTGGGTGAGCCAGATCGACTGGTAGGCGAAGTCGGAGAGGATGCCGGCGCCGAGGTCGCGGTCGCGGGCGGCGTGCGCGTTGGTGAGCGCCGCGTTCCAGAGCTTGCCCGCCGCGAAGTGACGCCCCTGGTCGAAGCGGTGCCAGCCGCAGGTACTGGCCAGGGAGGCAGCCAGCAGGTGGAGCCGTCGACCGATGGGCTCGGTGTACCTGCCCTGTGCCAGCAGGTCGGTGACCGTGTCCAGTTGGGCGTCCATCAGCTTCGCGGTGTGCTGCCGCTGTTCGGTGGGCAAGGCGGTCAGCCTGGCGCTGGTGCCATCCAGCCAGTCGACCAGTTCGCCGTCGACGTGCTTACCGTTCAGAGCGGTAGTGAGCCGGTCGGGTTCGAGGGTGGCCCACTGGGCTGAGAGCCCGGCCAGCGCGAGGGCGCTGAAGGTCATGAAGGTGCGGCGGCGACGGTCCATGGCGGCTCTCTGTGCGTCTCGAAGTGCGTGAACGGTGAACGCCGATCCGAGTGGCACCGGTTGTTCCTGGCCGGGCAGCCAGTGAGGCCATTCGTAGGCTTCCAGCTCGCTGATCGGGACGTTGAAGGCTTCGGCGATCAGGAGCTGAGACTCAAAGCTCGGGGTCTTCTTCCAGTTCTCCCACTTGCTGACGGCGGCCTTGTCGGTGCCGGAGCGAAGCCCTTCGGGCCTGTTCCTGGCGGCGTGATGGATGCGGGCCGCGAGGTCGGTCTGAGACCAGCCGCGAAGCGCGCGGGCGTACGCGAGGGGGTGCCGGATCTGGTCGTCCACGAGGCCAATCCCATCATCGACGGTGACCGTCAGCCTACTGCGAGCGATACCGGGACCACCCCAGGACTACAGGCAAAGCCTGGTTGGTGACCGCGAGTTGGGCTCTACTCGTCATGCACCAACAAGTTCCTTCACGACGCGGAAGGAGTCCGCGCATGAAACGACGTGTTGCGGTCATCGGCCTCGGCCACCAGGCGATCGAGGACCACCTGCCCGGCCTGCTCGCCTCCAGCAGGGCCGAGCTCGTCGCGATCTGCGACAGCAACCCCAACACCCTGCGGCAGCGGCAGGAACAGCTCCAGGTCCCGGGATTCACCCGAGCCGGTGAGCTATTGGACGCCGTGGCGCCGGACTTCGTGGTCGTCGCCGTCCCGCACCACGCCGGCCGCGAGGTCGTCCAGGAGTGCGCCGCCCGCGGCGTCCACGTCCTCAAGGAGAAGCCGTTCGCCACATCCGTGTGGGAGGCCCGGGATCTCGCCCAGATCTGCCAGGACGGGCAGGTCGAGCTGATGGTCACCCTCCAGCGACGCTTCAACCCGATCCACGCGAGTGTCGCCGGACTGCTGGACCAGATCGGCATCCCGTTCCTGATCGACGGCCAGTACACCTTCCACACCGACGACCCCGGTGCCGGCTGGCGCGGGGACACCCGACAGGCCGGCGGTGGCTGCATCATCGACATGGGCTACCACCTCATCGACCTGCTGCTGTGGTACTTCGGCTTGCCCAGCCGGGTCATCGCCGAGTTCTCCGCCGCCGCCGTCCCCGGTGGCGGGTACGACGCGGAGGACACCGCCGTCATCCAGCTCGGCTACGACACAGACTTGTACGGCTCGGTGCTGCTGTCCCGGTGGGTGGCTCCGAAGACCGAGCGCCTGCACGTGGTCGGCACCCGCGGCTCGGTTCTGCTGGCCAAGGGCCAGGTCCAGCGGCTCGACCTGCACGGCGCCGTGGTGGAGGAGCTGACCCGACCGCACGCGCCCGCCTCGGCAGCGACCACGCAGATCGACTACTTCTGCCGGGTCCTGGACGGCGAGCGGCCCAACACGTCCGGCCCCGACCAGCACCTCGCGCACGCCGCGTTCATCGCCTCCTGCTACCAGTCCAAGACAGTGGGGCGCTACATCGATCCGAAGGAGATGCTGTGACCAGCACGCTC
The genomic region above belongs to Streptomyces sp. 1331.2 and contains:
- a CDS encoding MFS transporter, with the protein product MADLSPAGSGLRTAQLDGRRLSEALLPLELAPRAQLQLAAISRWNALRGVRVGLVAAALLFMLIGANLATPIYPLLQQRLGLGPLDTTILFTIYVFALVPVLAIVGHWSDHLGRRALILPAVGLAAAGDVVFATSGSFWQLAAGRAIQGIAVGLSTGAAGAALGDLLPDHPTLAAKLTLACSAGGVALGPIVGALLSGGSDPLLTPFLLHAIALLALCVPLAVVHPRMPGRNRPPASPPRITTPAHLRPQRLRLPRTGRREFLLAATAGFISYAVFGVYLSLAPAFAAKLLHTPSHLVGAVVAALLLGSSATAQLLVPPTSDRLVIALGMTGLATGLGLVVAAGYTGTPALLFIGSVLGGSCQGVAFRSLFTTAVAALNPERRGSELSALWVIVYLGSSLPIVIVGALVQHYGLLPAVSGFATLAAVLCAALAVAVARKPKAA
- a CDS encoding helix-turn-helix domain-containing protein, which translates into the protein MDDQIRHPLAYARALRGWSQTDLAARIHHAARNRPEGLRSGTDKAAVSKWENWKKTPSFESQLLIAEAFNVPISELEAYEWPHWLPGQEQPVPLGSAFTVHALRDAQRAAMDRRRRTFMTFSALALAGLSAQWATLEPDRLTTALNGKHVDGELVDWLDGTSARLTALPTEQRQHTAKLMDAQLDTVTDLLAQGRYTEPIGRRLHLLAASLASTCGWHRFDQGRHFAAGKLWNAALTNAHAARDRDLGAGILSDFAYQSIWLTQPDAAVEPLSQALIHTRHPTARSLLYLRRARAHAALGAASDCHRDLAAAEAALLTDSPDPAPGWCRWMSAADLAVDSGQCMLDLGRTDEAHARIDEGMSLLPRSRDKTRGIFLTYEARSLLQAREVEQALAVTNQSLDLATRIGAERCVTLVRELAPAFKPYRQVDGVADLMDRLKAS
- a CDS encoding Gfo/Idh/MocA family protein; translated protein: MKRRVAVIGLGHQAIEDHLPGLLASSRAELVAICDSNPNTLRQRQEQLQVPGFTRAGELLDAVAPDFVVVAVPHHAGREVVQECAARGVHVLKEKPFATSVWEARDLAQICQDGQVELMVTLQRRFNPIHASVAGLLDQIGIPFLIDGQYTFHTDDPGAGWRGDTRQAGGGCIIDMGYHLIDLLLWYFGLPSRVIAEFSAAAVPGGGYDAEDTAVIQLGYDTDLYGSVLLSRWVAPKTERLHVVGTRGSVLLAKGQVQRLDLHGAVVEELTRPHAPASAATTQIDYFCRVLDGERPNTSGPDQHLAHAAFIASCYQSKTVGRYIDPKEML